GAAAAGGATTTGCGAAACTAGTCAATGGGCGCAGTCGGCGGCTGGCAGCTTCCTCCGCGCTTCGCACTACAACGGCTGAGAGTGCAAGTGCGGAAAAGATTGAGGCCTCGCTCATGTCACTCGCTCGTCGTGTAAAAAAAAAGATAGGTTAAAcgaatatttaaaaaaaacagtgtATATGCTTCAAGTCTGCACAAAGTGGAAATACCCAGGAGGTCAcgaagtatctgtggagagagagagagggttaactCTAGGGTTATAAAGTTCTGATGGAAATTgatagacttgaaacgttaatcATCTGTTTCCAAGCAtctgaaactttttttttcattcacatGAGTAACTGTGAGACTCTCTACCTAGTGTGTAAATACTGTAAAAGCTATACCTCCCCCTCAATTAGCATTTTGGATAGAAAAGGAACCTTTGTCACGTGTGTAAATAGACGGCGTGGATCTCCTCGGTGACTGGTGAGTCAAATCGACAGACTAATGTATGTGCTCGGGGGCCgacacctccccacctccctcctccccaccccccagccTCTGGAGCTATCCATAGAGGGAGCTGTCGGTCCACAGTTTCCCCATACTCAGCTGCTTCGGCGCAGCACTCTGCACATGCAATCGGCGCGCCACGTCGAAATTAGCAACGTCTCATCCGAAAGAGAAGGGTTCCTCTTCGTCTGAAGTGAAACTCTGTATCTAACTGAGCCAACCTTGTGGCAACGTGGAGTTGAAGAGAGTGCGGACTGTGATAGGTTCCACAAAGGCAAGCGCGTCACCTCAAACACAATACGAATTACAATCCAGCAAAATGTCCACACGGTACCTTAATAATATTGCTGCTAAATAAATGAAGAAATAGTTAGGATCTGAGAACTAAATGCCAAATTTTTGAAGTTACTATTTTAAACGTACTTTGGAACCGACTTTAACGTTTCACCTCTTTAATAACTGACATATGCAACATAAATCACTTAGATTCCATTTTTAAGTTCCGAACAAATCATTTAAATACATTTAGATACATTTAGAATCTTGTAAAATGACCAAGTTATTATTTCTGGTGTCAACACacgccttttttaaaaattaaataatCTGTCACATCCCGACAAAAACATTTTCGTTAAATATCATCATTTAAAAATGCATTGTATATAAATTCATCAGAATCAAATATAGCATTTCTTTCAGGATAACCTCATACAAATGGCGTATGTGTCTGAATACCATTGATAATGTAACTGTATCGCTCGAAAGGAAGGGTTTTTTTGTGCTTGTCAGACAGCAGTAGAAAGCGTTATTCCAATGAGGTGAAATCAGCCAAGCAATCGATACTCGCTGCTCTGACTCTTTGTTACTATTTTATTTCACAGTTGCTATTATTTCCGATCCGTGATGAGCTtgtctctttttttctttctcccccacctccctGTTTGGACACAGACTTCCCATATTATTTTTTAATTGCTTTAGCAGCTGTTTGCTTCATTGAGCTCCCCCTTTTCCACCAGGAGCAGCCATCTGTCGTGTTAGTAGCACCTTAAAGGTCACTGATTGGTTTCATAGGGGACCAGGAGAATAAACACTGGGACATTTACTTTGCTGAGATCGCAACCTAGTTtggaacagtttttttttgttgtctgTTTCTCGCACCTTCACCTTTGGATTCAATGTCACATTGGAGATAAAGTAGTCCGGACAGCAGCAATAAAACTGTGTTTACAAAAATACGTTCAGGCTGTTTTCGTCAGCGTCCCATCCCCAATACACTGACAATCCTTTCAAAACCCTGCAAAATGTGACGCTTTGAAAATCAATACAAGGTCACGTAAGGTTACGTGGAGATGGGAGGTTGCTCTAATTTCTTTTAGTTTATTAGACAAAAATATATGATTCTGACAAGTTCTGCTCACGCGCTTATTTACAATTATAATCACTCtatatacaaaaaaaaacacgGAACGTGGGAAAATAATTACCAAACCAATAATGATCGcgtcagggaaaaaaaacaaaatcaattaGAATAACACGTGCTGATATGTTACAATGTGAAACAAATCGTTACATATTTGTCAAGTTTTGTTTTGAAAGGGATTTTGTGTTGCTTGACACTGCGGCAAGAAAAGTGAAGCAAAATTAGCtttttttcaattttctttttaatttttttttcctttcacggTAAAACTTCTTCAGACGGAAGAGATGGTTGCCAGAACTGGTGTTCCTTCCTTCTGGGACCGTGAGCTGAAAAGTACAGAAGCACAAATATTTGAGTGGCCAGTCCTATAAGATATTGTGTAAATACAGTATGCATCTCAAAAAGACCAAAACAAAAGTTCCAGACTCAATAAATACGTCTGTTATCACCAAATGTATAAACACTGACGGATAATTCCCTAAGAATTCTTCCTTTAAAATAAATAAACCGCGTCAACAATGTGCAGAATACTGTGTATTCCTGTAACCTGCCTGCCTTTTGAAAACAAAATTGATGCGTTAACCATAAAAAAAACTCACCTTTCATTTACGGGCTGAAACGATATTTTTAGCGATTGTGATGGAGATTCGCCTGGAATACATTCTCTTTCtggaaaataaaataaacattCCGGGTCAGTCTCCAGGCAAAGACATGATTTGAGTTTTGAAGTTAAAATGCAAgtttagagagagaaaggggggggggggcggggggaacgGTTGCATTTGTCCTTTGAAGCTCAGTTACATCGCTGGAAGCCGTCAGATCTGGCATCGGCTGAGCGCTGAATATATAACATTAAAAATGTAAAGCTCactggagggttgtgtgtgtaaaATACCTGTGTGTTTTGGGCTGGGGATGTCTGTTGATTTTTCATTGCTGACTGCTCCCAGGGCTGCTGTTAGCACAGAAGGCTGTTGCTGCTGAGGATGTTgtggagggtgatggtggtggtggtggtgatgatgatttACACCCAGAAACGACCTGACATTTAGCAAAGAGTTCTGGCCCAGGAAAGCGCCGTTTGTCCAGTTATGAAACTTGCTGATCTGACAAGTATAGAGTCCGTGGTTTGAGAGAAAAGCTGGGTGCTGGATGGTCGACGGTGTGTGACTGGTCGGAGAGCATTTCTGGGCGCTGTCCGGGCTGGTTGCAGTCTCTGCCAAAGACCAGATTTTGGGTTTGCTATGATTTGGGATTAGCAAATTTCCTTGTGCTAGAGATACGCCCCTGGTGCCATTGTTTTCAACGACACTTCCATCTACTCTATCCGTCTCCTTTGCTTTACTGTCACTTTCAGACCCCTGCAATGTCCGATCATGTTCCCTCTCCACGTCTGCTTTCTCCCCCTCATTACTGAGGTTCAGCTTTTCCTCCTCTTCCTCATTGCTCTGCTCCTCGTCGTTTTCGTCAATTTTATCGATGTCGATGCTTTCCAGGTCAATCTCCTCATCCTCCTCCTTTTTCTCGCTCTCCCCTTCTGTGTCGCTGCCGTAGAGAGTACCGTCATCACTTTTACTTCGAGCACCCCAAGTCATTTTGTTCTCTTTCTTGAGTCTCCTCCTGGCGTTGGCGAACCAGGTGGAGACCTGGGTCAGGGTCATCTTGGTGATGATGGCCAGCATGATCTTCTCCCCTTTGGTCGGGTACGGGTTCTTCCTGTGCTCGTTGAGCCAGGCTTTGAGAGTACTTGTGCTCTCCCGGGTGGCGTTTTTGGGTCTGGCAGGATCTCCATACTGAAACTGTCCATAGGGATAATAAGCAGGAGCCGCATGTGCTGCAAATGCCGCCGGATGAACCCCAGGATTATCCTTTAATTCATACTGTGATCCCTGAAATGAAGTCAGACAAAGGGACGGGGGATGCAGAAGGGAGAGTGCGTTAAAACAAGGTCAGGTTTGTCTCATACATTATCTGCAGTCGGCCATTTGAGGTCTGAATTTGTCACGAAAACAGGGCACACAATAAGCAATTCAAAGTTTGGTGTTGGCATGAATTAGTGTTAAGttttcaaacttttttttaaaaattacgaaAGTAGATTAAACTTTCCGCAAGACAGGCAAAAGAGAAATCTTGTCGTCACAATTGTATAATTAGACCAAACTTTAGTAACTCAAACATGTAGTCCAAAACAGCTGCCAAGCACCACTCGCAGTGAAATGCATGTAACATAGCTGTTAGTGACTAAAATACCGAATTATAAATAGAAAACTTAGAATTACTTATTAGAAAACCTATATTCTACATTTAAGACCGACACTACAACTTTAAATTATGTTATCAGTGGGCTGCAATGTCGAACATATTTTAACTGAGATTTAAATTGCAGGGATACAATCTAAGCCTCGTGTTTTCTGTTTTGTAATTGGTTATACAAATCTTTGCGAAAGACTGTTAAAATACTGAGCCAATCATTTCAATCACTTAATTTTCAAGGGACTCACTTTTCCAAAACATGTTTTAAAACAGTAGGCAGAATATCTTTTTCAAGATTGAATGACTGATTTCAATGGCGGAGATCTTTTTCTCATGATTGCGTTTCAGTGTTACAAGTCAAACATTGCATGGACATTTTAGAGGGAGGAAAAGGAATATTTTTAAATGTCTGGACTGTAGTTACATCGGTGATCCTGAGTCTACTTCAGCTCCTTGAAAAAAAATTCCATGTTAAATTTAAAAAGTTGAAAACATTATATAATTCAGATCATACTGACATAGCCGCAATGTAAACAATACAACAGAAAGCGGTCTATTTATGGATCTTTAACTGTTCTGATATTCAGAAATACAAATTCTGCTCAGTTTGTTTTGCAAGTTTCCACTAATGTAAACTTGGAAAGGTTTATATTAATTCTTCACTTTCTGCTTACAAACATCATGCTCTTCTAGTTTTTCAGAGGCCAACTTTCTCGTATATTAGATAGGATTCTGGGTTGACCATTTACATTTCTATATTATGTGCTTTTGGCATTGTACGATAACTCCAAGGACGCTTAATCAAAAGAATCGTGAACAATCTTAACTGTTCTGGGAAACCTGCACGAATTTAAATTCAACGGCAGCGCCTGTTATCTGTTCCAAGAGGAGAATGAACAGGGCGTCTGGATTATTATCAAGCCAACAGGAAATCTTCACAAACTGGAGGATCAGTGGTCACCGTTCAATATTTTGTAGATAATTGTCTGGGCTGATCTCAAAAAAAAATCTCCTTGCACTTCTTCAGTCTCGACATGAGATGATCGGATTTCCACCCCTGCAAATCTATGCAAAACCCTTATTCCCAGGGCCCAGAGTCCATTACCCAGATTACCAAATTTGCCTGATTAttgatttgtttaagaaagggcgAAACGAGACAGGAAGAGAACCGCAGTCTAAAAGCGAAAAACGAGTTATTCTAAAATCACATTTGAGCCGAATTTGCAGTGATCTTTCATTCATTCTCAAGGTTATACAATCAATATAGAGACGGTTAATTGCAAAACTTTTGCATTTTTTAAACTGTGGTATCCGCAATTGGAATAagcaaaataaatgatattttttAGTCACATTGTATGACGCATAAAATAGAGTGAGGTGCCTTCATTCCCTGTACCGTGTGTGGATATGACAGGTTAAAACAAAGCTCTACGTTCAGTTGCGGAATTGCATATATTAACTGCTGTCTGGAGCGAAACTCAAGACAACTTTGGCCTAGCTCGTCCATAATTATACTAAGACAACAGACAACTGCCATGATCTTCGGACATGGCGAGGTGGCCACAGTTAATCAGAAAATACTACGATAAGAGTTTATAACGTGTCCCTGCGCGCTGTTAACAAGAGGAACCGGGAATATGGCCGGACGATAGAGAATGTCAAACTTTTCAAAGCTGGTTTCTAATTCTCTCTACCCACGGGCCCAATATTCCTTTCGTCGTGCAATCCGGAACAGTGATTCTTGAACGTTTACACCGTATTTATGGCACTAACTTCAATCCAAAATAAGAAAGGCATAATGATCGCCGTTTACTGATATTACGTTTAGCAGTACACGAGCGGCCAGATAATGTCTCGCTGCTTTATAAGCTCGGTGCTGTAACTGTAGATTGCTTTGGTGAAAattaggggtgggggggggaaatctGTTTCTCACCTCAGGTCTTTTACATATTTGTGGGGATGCGCACGAGACAGTTTTTTTTTGGGAAACTTTACTGTAGCCGCAGAACTGGGTTTCTTTAGAAGAGAATAATATTGAAGCGTTTGGGTAAGAATGCCCCGCACAAAGTGTGGCAGAAGATTGATCGCACTTACCATTTGGGAGAACATGGTGAAGTCGGTGGTGTAGGGGAGGAAAGCGCTGTAGTTCTGGGCTGTGTAAGGGTTCGCGTACATTCCCAGTACCGAGGTTACAGCAGCGGCGGCGGCGGGGTTAGCTCCCAGCTCGGCGCCTCCACGGGAAGAAGCTAGCACTCCCTGCCGATCGGCAGCGTACACAGCCTGGCTCGCACTTAAATACTGAGGATACCCGAGCTGAGGGAAGGCCATCTcctcagaagagatctccacgaACTCAAAACGCAGAAAACGGcaacaacaaaacaaaacaaaaaaaaagatcgAGGGGTGGGGAAAAAAGAAGTCGCTCCCGGTCGTCTCCAAATCCCGTCTCTTTTTGTCCTAGCCTGCAGAGTCTCCCTGTAAGCGATCTGATCGCCAATTCAACTCCAACTGATGTGTCTGCCCATAGGTCCTGGCAGATCCGTAGATATCATTTGAAGTTGATGTTTTGACTGACAGGTCACTTTAGCGGCAAGCCCCGCCTAGTTTGGAACATGTGGCTTCGCACGGTTGGGCCACtctgtgttgtgttgtgttaaaTGTTTTGCATTCGGATCTATTCAGTGGAGCACCCACTGGTGTACGACAACCTGTCTACATGATTTTACAGCTGTCCAACACTGctattcctcccccccccccctttcttaAACCGTCCGGTGTCCCTTTTTTTGTACAATCTCTCGGATTGTTTTCTAGCCCCCAATAAAACAAGTGTCAACACTCGCACCAGCCAACAGCTATTATACACGCATAATTTAGTCATATAAGCAGGGCCAATAGACAAATCTTGTACTGTACTGAGCTGAAAGGGAGCTGACTTTAAAACTCAAAAAGATAGATCATTACCAATTACCCTAAATTACACCAGATATGTGCTTATTGTGGTGTCAATGTGATGACAGGCCGCAAGAAAGAACCTGATGAAATAACGAATACCAGGCAATTTATTATTTATGCATTGTTAAACAGAACGGACCGCCCGTGTGTTCGGGATTAACAATAAAGAAGGGCGTCAggtctttgtttttatttctctttGTGTTATCTATATTTTTTTGCTGTAACCTTTCTCTCACAACTGCCGCCTTTATGTTCTGTTGCCTTCCCGTATTAAACATGGCCTGCGTCTACAGGCAAGCAACATtgcgttttgtgtgtgtgtgtgttggtggagaTACTGAAAAGTGATCAGGAAAGGCCAGGAATTGgagctttttgttttgtttttggtcCGGTCCCCTCTCCTTGTGACTGAACCGGGAGCTGCCCTACTTACAGGTAAACGGAGAGATGGAGCCTTTGCTTTGGAAACCTGGCGGGCGAGGAAATGTCTGGGCTCTGTTATGGTCACTGGATCGCGGCAGAATTTTGAAATAGTGATACATTCCAAGAACTtatttgtgtgattattaaaacAAAATGAGGTCTGCTCGCAGTTTCCCGGTGCAACTTGCCTCAAAAAGAGTTTGCAACAGTTCAATCCGGAAGATTGCAACAAGCTGACCCAGTTTGGACATGTAAAATATTGAATGGCGTCAAGAAAGTTCTTTCTTCATCAAGCCCCACACCCTCTCAACCCTCCAACAAAAGCATTAAAAAAAACCGGAAGGTCGTGCTTTGAAAGGATTATTTTACATAGGGATAACACAAAACTGTTTACAAAATAACGTGAGTGAAGATGGTAGCCTTTAATTCCATAGTTAAACCTGTGTCTAATCATGAACACATTTGGACAGACACCTAATTCAATTCCTCTGGTTAACTATGGAGTTGCTTGTCCTGTATCGCTTTGCTGAACATCGATTGTGAATTCAGGTGGGATATCCTCAAATAGATTTGACGGCGTCTGAGATCTCACCTCAGACCAGTTGCGAGGTCCGTGTGTAGCCCACACCCAGTTGATTTCTCGCAAGTTACCTAAATGATCGTCGCCCACCCGCGGGGTTAACTTGCCACTTAGTACATCCATCAATCACGTGAAACTTCTTTGATACGTCTCACTTAAACTCTCATCGCATTCCAACCCCATAGTTATCAGATGCAATGCCTTATCTTCTCCCAAATGATGCGTAACTTCACCACCTTCAGAGACCATTGCAGAATATGCGACGGTACTGAATGTGCAGGCAAAGTAACATTATCTGTATGTTCTACCAAGGACTGATTTTATTTAACCACCCTCCCTTGGTGTTTTTGTCTTTTATGCTGATATCGTCTCAATTAAACCGGAACGCCCTCGCTACCTTGGGCGAATCACAACAGCAAAGTTGTAACTGCAGCGAAAATTAAACGCGTCGATAAACTGAAACTTGAATGAGGCAAAGAAATCTCAAACTAATGAAAAGCACAATGAGATGACTAAATCACGCCAGTGATTGTGTGAATATGGGGGGCTGTCATAGCTAAAAGGAAAATGTGTCCACCTGTACTAATAAATGTGACCCTTATGAAACAAGCTAAAGGCCTCAGGCCAACAAAGGGAGAAAACAAAACACCAAGCTGCAATACCTGATATCTTAGGGAAAGTGCTCAAGATTACTTTGCTGTTTAAATGTCCATTTGCGAACAAAAACGCACGAAGGAAAGATTTTAAATGATGAGGAAGAGTcgtggactcgccaactttaagggcatttaaatggtcattggataggctcatggacgagaatggaatagtgtcggttagatgggcttcagattccgtccacaggtcggtgcaacatcgaaggccaaagggcctgtaccgtGCTGTTATGTTCGATGTAACTCATGCAGCAATCAACGTTTTTATACACCGAGAGGAAATTACAAAAAAAATAAAAGTTAAATTTAACAGGAACTTGATTGATTCCGAAAAGGCATTTGAGAGCCCAGATAGATCTACACATGGTGGACTGCACAGTACTATGGCATTATTAATCAGTGCCATGATGGAATTGTATGTTGTGTTTAAGTAGTGGTTGGAGCCACATTATGGCTCAAATTCAATACTATCAAGGATGTGCCTGGCTGTCCTTTTGATTTAAGCTAACAGTCCTCTTGGAAAGAACCGAAGAGTGGGCGATGGGATAGAGTACGCAACAGTGACTTGGGAATCTAGGTGAATAGCAGAATGTTAGGGCCGGTAACTTGAAAACTGGCAGCGCAAGCAAAATAAAACATAAACAATATTAAGGCAAAGGGTTAGGGAAATGTTTGTAGAGTCAAACCAATACTTCCAGCTAATTAGTGAAGAAGTGCAAGTTTTGAACATTGAGGTTACCGAAGTAGACAGCTCCACTGCTTTGAAACAATACCCTGGCCTTCTATTCTTGGAAAGTGTTGCGATCTAGAATCGGTAAAACAGATGAagtgtctggaggaagaatgacTTCGCATCCAGAACAAAGATCAGGCTATAAAGATGTATTCGGgcttagtggcgctggaagagcacagcagttcaggcagcatccgaggagcagtaaaatcgacgtttcgggcaaaagccctaaagATGTATTGTTGCAGTCACACAACAGTGTGGTACTGAAATGTGGTTAGTGTCAATGGCTATGGAGAAGAGACCT
The nucleotide sequence above comes from Chiloscyllium punctatum isolate Juve2018m chromosome 8, sChiPun1.3, whole genome shotgun sequence. Encoded proteins:
- the irx1b gene encoding iroquois-class homeodomain protein IRX-1b, whose translation is MAFPQLGYPQYLSASQAVYAADRQGVLASSRGGAELGANPAAAAAVTSVLGMYANPYTAQNYSAFLPYTTDFTMFSQMGSQYELKDNPGVHPAAFAAHAAPAYYPYGQFQYGDPARPKNATRESTSTLKAWLNEHRKNPYPTKGEKIMLAIITKMTLTQVSTWFANARRRLKKENKMTWGARSKSDDGTLYGSDTEGESEKKEEDEEIDLESIDIDKIDENDEEQSNEEEEEKLNLSNEGEKADVEREHDRTLQGSESDSKAKETDRVDGSVVENNGTRGVSLAQGNLLIPNHSKPKIWSLAETATSPDSAQKCSPTSHTPSTIQHPAFLSNHGLYTCQISKFHNWTNGAFLGQNSLLNVRSFLGVNHHHHHHHHHPPQHPQQQQPSVLTAALGAVSNEKSTDIPSPKHTERECIPGESPSQSLKISFQPVNESSRSQKEGTPVLATISSV